Proteins co-encoded in one Oreochromis aureus strain Israel breed Guangdong linkage group 3, ZZ_aureus, whole genome shotgun sequence genomic window:
- the LOC116320886 gene encoding ladderlectin-like: MKLLTVSALLCAMIALTTAANEVGKDGSESNPQGEHLVEKRSTCFRDFWGWTKYGNQYFQFFPNQLTWAQAQRHCQALNANLASVRNLGEYQAIQRVILNGARNNVPTWIGGSDAQEEGYWFWIDGTRFTYANWCQGEPNNVGAERTACI, from the exons ATGAAGCTGCTGACTGTGTCTGCACTTCTTTGTGCAATGATCGCTCTGACCACTGCTGCGA ATGAAGTGGGTAAGGATGGGTCTGAATCAAATCCCCAAG GAGAGCATCTTGTAGAGAAGAGATCTACATGTTTCAGGGATTTCTGGGGTTGGACTAAATATGGAAACCAATACTTTCAGTTCTTTCCCAATCAACTGACTTGGGCTCAGGCACAG AGACACTGTCAGGCCCTGAATGCAAATCTGGCATCTGTGCGCAACCTTGGAGAGTACCAAGCGATTCAGAGGGTCATATTAAATGGTGCTCGTAATAATGTCCCTACATGGATTGGAGGTTCAGATGCTCAAGAG gAGGGTTATTGGTTTTGGATTGATGGAACCCGTTTCACATATGCAAACTGGTGTCAAGGAGAGCCTAACAATGTCGGGGCAGAGAGAACTGCCTGCATATGA
- the LOC120433969 gene encoding ladderlectin-like, whose translation HGNQYFQFFPNQLTWAQAQRHCQALNANLASVRNLGEYQAIQRVILNGARNNVPTWIGGSDAQEEGYWFWIDGTRFTYANWCQGEPNNVGGRENCLHMNWTGNLCMNDIPCNARYPFVCARKVRRSLE comes from the exons CATGGGAACCAATACTTTCAGTTCTTTCCCAATCAACTGACTTGGGCTCAGGCACAG AGACACTGTCAGGCCCTGAATGCAAATCTGGCATCTGTGCGCAACCTTGGAGAGTACCAAGCGATTCAGAGGGTCATATTAAATGGTGCTCGTAATAATGTCCCTACATGGATTGGAGGTTCAGATGCTCAAGAG gAGGGTTATTGGTTTTGGATTGATGGAACCCGTTTCACATATGCAAACTGGTGTCAAGGAGAGCCTAACAATGTCGGGGGCAGAGAGAACTGCCTGCATATGAATTGGACAG GAAACCTCTGTATGAATGACATACCCTGTAATGCCAGATACCCATTTGTCTGCGCCAGGAAAGTCAGACGATCTCTGGAATGA
- the LOC120432719 gene encoding ladderlectin-like, with protein sequence MKLLTVSALLCAMIALTTAANEVGKDGSESNPQGEHLVEKRSTCFRDFWGWTKYGNQYFQFFPNQLTWAQAQRHCQALNANLASVRNLGEYQAIQRVILNGARNNVPTWIGGSDAQEEGYWFWIDGTRFTYANWCQGEPNNVGGRENCLHMNWTGNLCMNDIPCNARYPFVCARKVRRSLE encoded by the exons ATGAAGCTGCTGACTGTGTCTGCACTTCTTTGTGCAATGATCGCTCTGACCACTGCTGCGA ATGAAGTGGGTAAGGATGGGTCTGAATCAAATCCCCAAG GAGAGCATCTTGTAGAGAAGAGATCTACATGTTTCAGGGATTTCTGGGGTTGGACTAAATATGGAAACCAATACTTTCAGTTCTTTCCCAATCAACTGACTTGGGCTCAGGCACAG AGACACTGTCAGGCCCTGAATGCAAATCTGGCATCTGTGCGCAACCTTGGAGAGTACCAAGCGATTCAGAGGGTCATATTAAATGGTGCTCGTAATAATGTCCCTACATGGATTGGAGGTTCAGATGCTCAAGAG gAGGGTTATTGGTTTTGGATTGATGGAACCCGTTTCACATATGCAAACTGGTGTCAAGGAGAGCCTAACAATGTCGGGGGCAGAGAGAACTGCCTGCATATGAATTGGACAG GAAACCTCTGTATGAATGACATACCCTGTAACGCCAGATACCCATTTGTCTGCGCCAGGAAAGTCAGACGATCTCTGGAATGA